Genomic segment of Arachis hypogaea cultivar Tifrunner chromosome 16, arahy.Tifrunner.gnm2.J5K5, whole genome shotgun sequence:
gtttgttggttgagagactggtactaaaatttctgtctctgtctctaaaatttcagtatttcagtacctccaaaaagtagggacgcaggggactaaaatttttagaaatggagactgaaactttaataacattttatacttaaaatacctcatttcaattaattaattttaattttaccctttgtacaaattaaattagaatttcatttttatttcaatttttgtctcccattttgcaccaaacaagatactgagatttatttcaatctctgtctcttagtctctgtctctcagtctcagtctttctgtctctgtctctccaccaaagaccaaacgctacctaagcgTATGAACATCACCCATACTCTCCAGAATAACCATTCAGATAccaggataataaacatctcatgtcataaaaTCACTCATCTGCTGATTTTGGGATTCACCACGGATCGAACtattgacctttcggatctagaactctaataccatgtcatgaaaccactcatcccaaaaacgtaACCTGataggacaatgtaacactaatggtcatatctctaatactttctaaacctccattatacacattgtacgcttagtccattggctccctatactttctcttttaatattaataataaataaaaaattttaaaactattttattaatttttataattttattaaatttataattaaatttttatattttttaatttaatttttatactatatttacttttataattaaatttttattaataaaaaatattaaaattaatagaatgaaaataatattcACTTTACAAAACTTGGATAATGTAAGATCTTATCGATTTGTTcgaatttcaaataataataataataataataataataataataataataataataataagggacaCTCTTCTATATAGATTAAAGTGGTATagagagaaaataaatttttttatagttattttttattattttattgttattcaaAGTGTGGGTCCTATCTTTTTCAATCTCTCTTttattccataaaaaaaaaatctgtaaACTTACATCTTTACCTTATAATTCACCTGCTAATAATAGCATGTGGTGGttgaattgttaaaaaaaataaaaaaaaataagaaaaatccaTAAAAATGAGAAAAGCAAAAAAGAGGATTCCAGTATTCCACATTGATAGATGTAAACAAAAAGGAATGGAACAGTGTGAATGGAGATGCCCTTGATTAATTGTTTGAAGGGCCCCCATTTGTCAGACACATCACATCACAGAAGGCCCCTCCTCTCTTTCCTGGCCTGCTTATCCCAATTTACCCAACTTGGTATTAATTCCTCACCACTAACAAAATTCTTCTTCATCCCCTCCAATTATTAACAATAACCTTCCTAACATATCAGCCATGCCCccctttttattagtttctagacaaaattaatcaaataataataataataataacaataataatttacaTCTTATTTATTTGCTCAAGATTTATTTCGGCTACCTCTCTTTATTATTTGCAAATTTTTTAACATACAATTATGTGCttattattatgatgatgatgacgatcaCGATGATATGAGTCGTGACGTGCACATTAATGTGATTGCGGGGTAGTGTTTGTGTTTGGTTTTCTTGTGAACACTATTGGTGGATTTCTGAGGCCACAGTCCTTGCCCAAAACCGAAGGTGTTTCTTCATGTTGGAAGCTGAACAGGCCTTTGGGATTTTCAGACTTAGTAGCGGTGAATCGGGTCTCTTTATTAGCCATGCTTCTGATAGATATGGCCTCATGATAACTCTCTTTTCCTcctcatcactctcttctttctctccattttctacttcttcttctattAGTTGCCGTTGTGTGTGCCGTTTAACTTCAACATTCTGATTTTGCAATAAACCAAGTCTTTGCAATCCTGGTACAATGCTCATCATCCATGGGCTTAGAGTTTCCTTCTTGAATATGAACCCAAGATCCATAAAACCCTTCACCTCATCCAGTTCTAGTTCTCTCAATGTCTTGCAACTCATCGATTTCTCAAGTTTATTACTTTCACTAGAAGTAGTAGCATGGTTTCTGAATCTTCTGTAACGGTGTTGAGAGGACGGTGATGATGAATGTGAACGAATTCTATTAGCCAAAATCTTCACTCTTGCCGacctttctttcttgtttttgttgattgttgaaccACCCTTGTGCATTCAAACAAAAAGAATaacataaagaagaagaagagacaaaaaatatatattagttggTTTTCGAACAATACCGGCAGAGCGTCGTCGGAGATTGACTCTGACGAGGCCTGTTTTTCTGGAGAAGGTGATTCATTTGTTGAAGTTTCACTGCCACAGTCTGGTAATGGTGACATAGAAAATATGGATGACTGGGACGACAGAGATTCCGTTATCGCAACAGATTTTTGTTTTTCAGGCTTTGGAATTGGAGATGGTTTCGCTGATGGTTCTGAAAAGAGAATAACTTGGTAAAACCAAAGCCGATCCATTTCTTCTATAACGCACTGAAAATACTTATTTGCCATTGTTTTTGTG
This window contains:
- the LOC112759123 gene encoding uncharacterized protein, which codes for MANKYFQCVIEEMDRLWFYQVILFSEPSAKPSPIPKPEKQKSVAITESLSSQSSIFSMSPLPDCGSETSTNESPSPEKQASSESISDDALPGGSTINKNKKERSARVKILANRIRSHSSSPSSQHRYRRFRNHATTSSESNKLEKSMSCKTLRELELDEVKGFMDLGFIFKKETLSPWMMSIVPGLQRLGLLQNQNVEVKRHTQRQLIEEEVENGEKEESDEEEKRVIMRPYLSEAWLIKRPDSPLLSLKIPKACSASNMKKHLRFWARTVASEIHQ